One Acidobacteriota bacterium genomic window carries:
- a CDS encoding ABC transporter ATP-binding protein, whose amino-acid sequence MERAMAQLELTIRHEYSSPGAAQKAPLPGFVLDIALSCEAGITVLFGASGSGKTLTLDALAGFLKSAQGRIVLDNAILFDAASGLSLPPQRRHVGYVFQNYALFPHLTIEQNLAFGIQHLPVLERTRRIHEELDRFGIAAKAGRLPRELSGGEKQRASIARALICQPKLLLLDEPVRGLDYSLRADFYEILRQVRERHRIPILLVTHDAEEGFLLGDKMAVFEEGRIVQFDKPEEIFQRPAKPSVARLLGISNVFQGVMESLDPMTGVSRLRTPAFTLTLPYLPGRLRGDTVEFCIRREHVALLPTGALASGNGRENRIPVRLAEEVFTPTTARLWLEVAAARSGPRTASAAIECEVSRAAYQEMELAQQKDWLAELPSGAIHIFAGHLQT is encoded by the coding sequence ATGGAGCGTGCCATGGCGCAGCTTGAGCTGACGATTCGCCATGAGTATTCTTCTCCGGGAGCGGCGCAGAAAGCCCCGTTGCCGGGGTTCGTTCTCGACATCGCGCTGAGTTGCGAGGCGGGGATCACCGTGCTGTTCGGCGCCAGCGGCTCCGGCAAGACGCTGACGCTGGACGCGCTGGCCGGATTCCTGAAGTCCGCGCAGGGACGCATTGTCCTGGATAACGCGATCCTGTTCGACGCCGCCAGCGGGCTCTCGCTGCCGCCGCAGCGCCGCCACGTGGGCTACGTTTTCCAAAACTACGCGCTGTTCCCGCACCTGACCATCGAACAGAATCTCGCCTTTGGCATACAACATCTTCCCGTGCTGGAGCGCACGCGGCGCATCCACGAGGAACTCGACCGCTTCGGCATCGCCGCCAAGGCCGGCCGCCTGCCGCGCGAACTCTCGGGCGGTGAGAAGCAGCGGGCCTCCATCGCTCGCGCATTGATCTGCCAGCCGAAGCTCCTGCTGCTCGATGAGCCGGTGCGCGGCCTCGACTATTCCCTACGCGCCGACTTCTACGAAATTTTGCGCCAGGTGCGCGAGCGCCATCGCATCCCGATTTTGTTGGTGACCCATGATGCCGAAGAGGGGTTTCTCCTGGGCGATAAGATGGCGGTATTTGAAGAGGGCCGCATCGTGCAGTTCGATAAGCCGGAAGAAATTTTCCAACGGCCCGCGAAGCCCTCGGTGGCCCGCCTGCTGGGCATCAGCAATGTGTTTCAAGGAGTGATGGAATCGCTCGACCCGATGACGGGTGTGTCGCGTCTGCGCACGCCGGCGTTCACGCTGACGCTGCCCTATCTGCCGGGCCGTCTGCGCGGCGACACGGTGGAATTCTGCATCCGCCGCGAGCACGTCGCGCTGCTGCCGACCGGAGCGCTTGCGTCCGGCAACGGTCGCGAGAACCGCATCCCGGTGCGCCTTGCGGAGGAAGTGTTTACACCCACTACGGCGCGCTTGTGGTTGGAAGTCGCGGCGGCGAGATCGGGGCCGCGCACCGCCAGTGCGGCTATCGAATGCGAAGTCTCGCGCGCCGCATATCAGGAAATGGAGCTGGCGCAGCAGAAGGATTGGCTCGCCGAGTTGCCCTCCGGCGCCATCCACATCTTTGCCGGGCATTTGCAAACTTGA
- a CDS encoding DUF2283 domain-containing protein: MRLTVDKEADALYFRLDESAIVESEEVQSGVVLDFDAKQRVIGVEILGISARVPVENLRSLQFNTI; encoded by the coding sequence GTGAGATTGACAGTAGACAAGGAAGCCGATGCCCTTTATTTTCGGCTCGATGAATCGGCCATCGTAGAGTCGGAGGAGGTCCAGTCCGGAGTGGTCCTGGATTTCGATGCGAAGCAACGCGTCATCGGAGTGGAAATCCTCGGCATTAGTGCCCGCGTACCGGTTGAGAATCTCCGAAGCTTGCAATTTAATACCATTTAG
- the modB gene encoding molybdate ABC transporter permease subunit: MFWSTIDWFPLWLSLRVAAIATLLSLLLGLGVAYALARYRFWGREALDSLITLPIVLPPTVLGYYLLVLLGRNSIFGRVYEHVFGVPLVFTWQAAVIAAMFHSIPLLVKAARAALENVDRSLENAARTLGASEARIFFQITLPLARRSILAATAFAFARALGDFGVTIMIAGNIPGRTQTMAVAIYDAVQSGRSGPAMVMVLIISGIAMAILYLTNRLQGEPSH, encoded by the coding sequence ATGTTTTGGTCTACGATTGACTGGTTTCCTCTGTGGCTGTCGCTGCGTGTCGCTGCGATTGCCACCCTTCTTTCCTTGCTTCTTGGATTGGGGGTTGCCTACGCTCTGGCGCGCTATCGTTTCTGGGGGCGCGAAGCGCTGGACTCGCTCATCACTTTGCCGATCGTGCTGCCGCCCACCGTGCTGGGCTATTACCTGTTGGTCCTGTTGGGGCGCAACTCGATCTTTGGCCGTGTCTACGAACATGTCTTCGGCGTTCCGCTGGTCTTCACCTGGCAGGCGGCGGTGATTGCGGCCATGTTCCACAGCATTCCGCTGCTGGTGAAGGCGGCGCGGGCGGCGCTGGAAAACGTGGACCGGAGTCTGGAGAACGCCGCGCGCACGCTGGGGGCATCGGAGGCCCGCATCTTTTTTCAGATCACGCTGCCGCTGGCGCGCCGCTCGATCCTGGCCGCTACCGCGTTTGCCTTTGCCCGCGCGCTGGGCGACTTTGGCGTCACCATCATGATCGCCGGCAACATCCCCGGCCGCACCCAGACCATGGCCGTGGCCATCTATGACGCGGTGCAGTCCGGCCGCAGCGGCCCGGCGATGGTGATGGTGCTGATTATATCGGGGATCGCGATGGCCATCCTGTACCTCACCAATCGCCTGCAAGGAGAACCGTCGCATTAA